Proteins encoded by one window of Sphaerodactylus townsendi isolate TG3544 linkage group LG04, MPM_Stown_v2.3, whole genome shotgun sequence:
- the PLCXD2 gene encoding PI-PLC X domain-containing protein 2 isoform X2 — MERLYRFQFWHYASNFFCILQIQKGSHDSFSYWVDDKSPVGPDQATAIKRLAKISLVKKLMKKWSVTQNLTFKEQLESGIRYFDLRVSSKPGEAGQEIYFIHGLFGIRVSDGLMEINTFLTHHPTEVVFLDFNHFYAMDKNHHVYLIGRIKEVFGSRLCTKECVENVTLNYLWEKKQQVLIFYHHPIYEENPILWPGNKMPAPWANTTSVHKLLQFLETTLGERAKHGTFHVSQAILTPRVKTIARHLIRGLKNTLVHRNLPLILNWVKSQKPGIMGVNIITSDFVELVDFAASVIALNDLLLEEGKSST, encoded by the exons gaTCACATGACTCCTTCAGCTACTGGGTTGATGACAAATCCCCCGTGGGGCCAGATCAAGCCACAGCTATCAAACGGTTGGCTAAAATTTCTTTAGTAAAAAAACTAATGAAGAAGTGGTCAGTGACACAAAATCTGACATTCAAGGAGCAACTTGAAAGTGGAATACGCTACTTTGACCTTCGTGTATCTTCCAAACCAGGCGAAGCTGGACAGGAGATTTATTTCATACATGGCTTGTTTGGAATCAGAGTGTCTGACGGGCTGATGGAGATAAACACCTTCCTAACACATCACCCCACAGAAGTGGTCTTCCTGGACTTCAACCATTTCTATGCTATGGATAAGAACCATCATGTGTACCTGATTGGCAGGATCAAAGAAGTATTTGGATCAAGGCTTTGTACAAAGGAGTGTGTAGAAAATGTGACATTGAACTACCTCTGGGAAAAGAAACAGCAG GTTCTTATCTTCTACCATCATCCTATCTACGAAGAAAACCCCATTCTGTGGCCAGGGAATAAAATGCCAGCACCATGGGCAAACACAACCAGTGTGCATAAACTGTTACAGTTCTTAGAGACCACACTCGGAGAGCGAGCAAAACATGGAACTTTTCACGTTTCACAAGCTATTCTCACTCCAAGGGTCAAAACTATTGCACGGCACCTCATCCGGGGCCTGAAAAACACACTTGTTCACAG gAATCTCCCTTTGATATTGAACTGGGTGAAGTCACAGAAACCAGGCATCATGGGTGTTAACATAATTACATCAGACTTTGTGGAGTTGGTTGACTTTGCAGCTTCCGTAATTGCATTAAATGATCTCTTGTTAGAAGAGGGAAAGAGCTCTACATAA
- the PLCXD2 gene encoding PI-PLC X domain-containing protein 2 isoform X1, translated as MAGDGSNAKWMGSLPPALRALPLANLAIPGSHDSFSYWVDDKSPVGPDQATAIKRLAKISLVKKLMKKWSVTQNLTFKEQLESGIRYFDLRVSSKPGEAGQEIYFIHGLFGIRVSDGLMEINTFLTHHPTEVVFLDFNHFYAMDKNHHVYLIGRIKEVFGSRLCTKECVENVTLNYLWEKKQQVLIFYHHPIYEENPILWPGNKMPAPWANTTSVHKLLQFLETTLGERAKHGTFHVSQAILTPRVKTIARHLIRGLKNTLVHRNLPLILNWVKSQKPGIMGVNIITSDFVELVDFAASVIALNDLLLEEGKSST; from the exons gaTCACATGACTCCTTCAGCTACTGGGTTGATGACAAATCCCCCGTGGGGCCAGATCAAGCCACAGCTATCAAACGGTTGGCTAAAATTTCTTTAGTAAAAAAACTAATGAAGAAGTGGTCAGTGACACAAAATCTGACATTCAAGGAGCAACTTGAAAGTGGAATACGCTACTTTGACCTTCGTGTATCTTCCAAACCAGGCGAAGCTGGACAGGAGATTTATTTCATACATGGCTTGTTTGGAATCAGAGTGTCTGACGGGCTGATGGAGATAAACACCTTCCTAACACATCACCCCACAGAAGTGGTCTTCCTGGACTTCAACCATTTCTATGCTATGGATAAGAACCATCATGTGTACCTGATTGGCAGGATCAAAGAAGTATTTGGATCAAGGCTTTGTACAAAGGAGTGTGTAGAAAATGTGACATTGAACTACCTCTGGGAAAAGAAACAGCAG GTTCTTATCTTCTACCATCATCCTATCTACGAAGAAAACCCCATTCTGTGGCCAGGGAATAAAATGCCAGCACCATGGGCAAACACAACCAGTGTGCATAAACTGTTACAGTTCTTAGAGACCACACTCGGAGAGCGAGCAAAACATGGAACTTTTCACGTTTCACAAGCTATTCTCACTCCAAGGGTCAAAACTATTGCACGGCACCTCATCCGGGGCCTGAAAAACACACTTGTTCACAG gAATCTCCCTTTGATATTGAACTGGGTGAAGTCACAGAAACCAGGCATCATGGGTGTTAACATAATTACATCAGACTTTGTGGAGTTGGTTGACTTTGCAGCTTCCGTAATTGCATTAAATGATCTCTTGTTAGAAGAGGGAAAGAGCTCTACATAA